In Xyrauchen texanus isolate HMW12.3.18 chromosome 32, RBS_HiC_50CHRs, whole genome shotgun sequence, the following proteins share a genomic window:
- the atp13a3 gene encoding polyamine-transporting ATPase 13A3 — MEKEDLKIVNKGLEDEMELSGYRLCRWKLALVAVGGLCTGGFLFLLLYWMPEWCVKATCTRTAVRDADVALLRSTDEFKRWFRAKVRVMEAPGKNPYDSLVPQTASPQANDHAHNTSDSAPDKIIRNTEDQHVQIRYFTLHSTKYFWNDTIQNFEVLTGLEDLGMTCSCIHSKHSAGLGINQQEFRRYFFGLNEIDVKVPSLFKLLIKEVLNPFYIFQLFSVILWCTDEYYYYAMAIVVMSVISIATSLYTIKKQYVMLHDMVATHSTVRVTIYRGDSEMEEALSTDLVPGDVIVIPSNGIIMPCDAVLICGTCIVNESMLTGESVPVTKTDLPNPEQDKSGGDGDSIYSTEEHKRHTLFCGTNVIQTRYYTGELVKAVVVRTGFSTAKGQLIRSILYPKPTDFKLYRDAYLFLLCLVAVASIVFVYSLAMKIINQEPVKEIIVKSLDIITITVPPALPAAMTAGIVYAQRRLRKVGIFSISPQRINICGQLNLVCFDKTGTLTEDGLDMWGIQRAEDGRFHLSEAKAEDKSLVMTKFVSCMATCHSLTKIEGQLSGDPLDLKMFEATGWILVEATEEETAHHDRIELTYVKPPNQLLPPPVISPEQDMVNTSQELSELYELSASYMIGIVRQFSFSSALQRMSVVVRQIGERRMDAYLKGAPEVIASLCKKETVPEDFAEVLEDYTKQGFRVIALAHRRLESKLTFHKVQNINRDQIEKNMDFLGLIIMQNKLKTETPDVLEDLRRANIRTVMVTGDNMLTAISVARDCGMIQPQDRVIIADALPPKDGQAAKINWHYADKPSKHSNKTSKLEEMEIIMEDGHAMEDQRRQEQYHFAMSGKSFAVVTEHFQDLLQKMVLHGTVFARMAPDQKTQLVETLESVDYFVGMCGDGANDCGALKRAHAGISLSELEASVASPFTSTTPSISCVPNLIREGRAALVTSFCVFKFMALYSIIQCLSVALLYSIGSNLGDFQFLFIDIAIILLIVFTMSLNSAWKELVALRPPSGLVSGPILFSVLTQIVICLGFQIMAFLLIQSPDWYLNSDFYNCSAPSHADNSTEIIMNDVNTTLFFISSFQYLIVAIVFSKGKPFRQPSYKNWPFVLSSLILIVFLLFIMFVQISGIYQFLELVCVPLYWRVTMVIIVLSNIIVSVFIETVVLDVILWKHVFSRDKQGSYGVSPAGPTPQAGIDMYGSKCLSWLCCRRRKVPKARYMHLAQELSVDPDWPPKPKSTTEAKPAFQTDECSYQIEAVS, encoded by the exons GACGAGTTTAAACGCTGGTTTCGAGCGAAGGTTCGAGTAATGGAGGCCCCTGGGAAGAACCCTTACGACAGCCTGGTACCTCAGACCGCCTCCCCTCAGGCCAATGACCACGCCCATAACACATCTGACTCCGCCCCTGATAAAATCATCAGGAACACGGAGGACCAGCATGTACAG ATCCGTTATTTTACCCTCCATAGCACTAAATACTTTTGGAACGACACCATACAGAACTTTGAAGTGTTGAC AGGCCTGGAGGATCTGGGCATGACCTGCTCATGCATTCACTCAAAGCACAGTGCAGGGCTCGGCATAAACCAGCAGGAGTTCAG GAGATATTTTTTCGGACTGAATGAAATAGACGTGAAAGTGCCTTCTCTTTTCAAGCTGCTAATTAAGGAG gtgcTCAATCCTTTCTACATCTTCCAGCTCTTCAGTGTGATCCTCTGGTGTACTGATGAATATTATTACTACGCAATGGCCATCGTCGTCATGTCAGTCATATCAATAGCTACCTCTCTCTACACTATTAAAAAG CAATATGTAATGCTGCACGACATGGTGGCAACACACAGTACTGTCCGAGTGACCATCTACAGGGGCGATAGCG AAATGGAAGAAGCCCTGTCCACAGACCTGGTCCCCGGTGATGTCATCGTCATCCCCAGTAACGGGATCATCATGCCATGTGACGCAGTGCTCATCTGTGGAACCTGCATAGTGAATGAGAGCATGCTCACAG GTGAGAGTGTTCCAGTCACAAAGACAGACCTTCCAAACCCGGAGCAGGACAAGAGCGGTGGTGATGGAGACTCAATCTACAGCACAGAGGAACACAAGAGACACACGCTGTTCTGCGGCACTAACGTCATCCAGACCCGCTACTACACAGGAGAACTGGTCAAAGCCGTGGTGGTCCGGAccg GTTTCAGCACTGCTAAAGGTCAGCTCATCCGGTCGATACTGTACCCCAAACCCACCGACTTCAAACTGTACAGGGATGCGTACCTGTTCCTGCTGTGTCTCGTGGCCGTGGCCAGCATCGTCTTTGTCTATTCGTTGGCCATGAAAATCATTAACCAG GAACCAGTTAAGGAGATCATTGTGAAGTCTCTGGACATCATCACCATCACAGTGCCCCCTGCGCTGCCGGCAGCCATGACAGCGGGTATTGTCTACGCTCAACGGCGCCTCAGGAAAGTGGGGATCTTCTCCATCAGTCCACAGAGAATCAACATCTGCGGCCAGCTGAACCTGGTGTGCTTTGACAAG ACAGGCACCCTCACAGAAGATGGCTTGGACATGTGGGGAATTCAGAGGGCAGAAGATGGCAG ATTCCATCTTTCGGAGGCAAAAGCAGAGGACAAAAGCTTGGTGATGACTAAGTTTGTGTCCTGCATGGCCACCTGTCACTCCCTCACAAAGATCGAGGGTCAGCTCTCCGGAGATCCACTGGACCTCAAGATGTTCGAGGCCACGGGCTGG ATCCTGGTGGAAGCCACAGAAGAGGAGACGGCTCATCACGACCGCATTGAGCTCACTTACGTAAAACCACCCAATCAGCTGCTTCCGCCACCTGTGATATCACCAGAGCAGGACATGGTGAATA CCTCTCAGGAGCTGTCTGAACTCTACGAGCTGTCG GCATCATATATGATCGGTATTGTGCGGCAGTTCTCGTTCTCCTCCGCCCTGCAGAGGATGAGTGTTGTGGTTCGTCAGATTGGAGAGAGACGCATGGATGCGTACCTGAAAGGAGCACCGGAGGTCATAGCCAGCCTGTGCAAGAAAGAGACCG TACCAGAGGATTTCGCAGAGGTTCTGGAGGACTACACCAAACAGGGCTTCCGGGTCATCGCGCTGGCACACCGACGGCTAGAATCCAAACTCACCTTTCACAAAGTGCAGAACATCAACAG GGATCAAATCGAGAAGAATATGGATTTTCTGGGTCTGATCATCATGCAGAACAAACTGAAGACGGAGACTCCAGACGTACTGGAAGACCTTCGACGTGCCAACATTCGCACCGTTATGGTCACGG GTGACAACATGCTTACAGCTATCTCTGTGGCACGAGACTGTGGTATGATTCAGCCGCAAGACCGAGTCATTATTGCAGACGCTCTGCCCCCTAAAGATGGCCAGGCTGCCAAGATCAACTGGCACTATGCCGACAAACCCAGCAAACACTCGAACAAGACTAGCAAATTAGAG GAGATGGAGATAATAATGGAGGATGGACATGCCATGGAGGATCAGAGGCGGCAGGAACAGTATCACTTTGCCATGAGCGGGAAATCCTTCGCCGTGGTTACGGAGCATTTCCAGGATCTGCTGCAGAAG ATGGTGCTTCATGGAACAGTATTTGCCAGGATGGCCCCCGACCAGAAGACTCAACTCGTTGAGACTTTAGAAAGTGTAGA TTACTTTGTAGGAATGTGTGGAGACGGAGCCAATGACTGTGGG GCGCTAAAGAGAGCTCATGCTGGAATCTCCCTGTCGGAGCTGGAGGCTTCAGTGGCGTCTCCATTCACCTCCACGACTCCCAGCATCTCCTGTGTGCCCAATCTGATCAG GGAGGGAAGAGCGGCTCTCGTCACCTCGTTCTGTGTGTTTAAGTTCATGGCTCTGTACAGTATTATTCAATGTCTCAGTGTCGCCCTGCTGTACTCC ATCGGCAGTAACCTTGGAGATTTCCAGTTTCTCTTCATTGATATAGCGATCATTCTTCTCATCGTTTTCACCA TGAGTCTGAACTCGGCGTGGAAGGAGCTGGTGGCTCTGCGACCTCCCTCTGGACTCGTCTCGGGTCCTATTCTCTTCTCCGTTCTCACACAGATTGTCATTTGTCTGGGATTTCAGATCATGGCCTTCCTCTTGATCCAATCTCCAGACTGGTACTTGAACTCGGA TTTCTACAACTGCTCCGCTCCCAGTCACGCTGATAACTCCACAGAGATTATCATGAACGATGTGAATACCACACTCTTCTTCATCTCCTCCTTCCAGTACCTCATCGTTGCCATCGTCTTCTCCAAAGGAAAACCTTTCCGTCAGCCCAGCTATAAGAACT GGCCGTTCGTGCTGTCCTCTCTCATTCTCATCGTTTTCCTGTTGTTCATCATGTTCGTTCAGATCTCTGGCATATATCAGTTTTTAGAG CTCGTGTGTGTTCCTCTGTACTGGCGCGTGACTATGGTGATTATCGTGCTAAGCAACATCATAGTGTCTGTCTTCATTGAG ACCGTCGTGCTTGACGTCATCTTATGGAAGCATGTGTTCAGCCGAGACAAGCAGGGCAGCTATGGCGTCTCCCCTGCAGGCCCGACACCACAG gcTGGAATAGACATGTATGGATCTAAATGCCTCTCCTGGCTGTGCTGCCGGCGGAGAAAAGTGCCCAAAGCTCGGTACATGCATCTGGCCCAAGAACTGAGCGTGGATCCCGACTGGCCTCCCAAACCGAAGAGCACTACTGAAGCCAAACCCGCCTTTCAAACGGACGAATGTTCTTACCAGATCGAGGCGGTTTCCTAG